TACTTAACATGGTCATGTGCACGTACAATCAcgcatgaaataaatttttagagGGAAAGAAGAGTAATGATACACAAAAAGTTAAGCAAGCATGACtggaaaaaaatattgaaaacgtGCCAAATAGCGGCTGGCCTGGAAATCATACAGCGCATGATGAGGCAAGCTTATTATTCACAAAAATatggaaaagaaggaaaaaaattcCAAAAGTACAGGTGGCAACAACTATCCGTGAAACATTATCTTCATCAGAAATATCATTATGAAGCAATTATTATCCCGTTCATGTAATAGTGTCAGACTTCTTCACCAACCACTTTAATTACCGCCGTTAACAAGTTTTACGAGTTTTCTTCCCTTGATATCGTTCCATAGCTCACTccgaattttaatgaaaattgcaAATTATGATTATCAGATCATGTCTGATTGTTATCAAAATTATTCCGTAACTATTGCATAACCATTTAATTATATAGTCATGTaaaaaatttttgaatttttttactattttttattattatactataGATGTTTACGTGTTATATCCATAGTTCATAGATGATCAAGAGCTTAGGTTAATTTCAAAGTTTGCTTCATTTTGATAGCATTAATTAATGAcgtattaaatttgaaaaatccaATGCTCGATATATAAAACGAATTGCAGCAGAGCTCGCCTGTAAAAAGGAATCAAAATGTGTCTTATCATGTTTTTCTCCCGtaaaaaaatttccaaaaatttgGATAACAACTCTCACTACAATCTTATGGGATTTGTACAAAGATTAAATCGGTACATAACATGTTGAAGACTTAAAAAAATAGGTTTATCTTCTGCAGTTTTCATagcatttgtaataatatttagtGAATAAATAATTGCTCTATGGATTCCATTTTTTGAATCATATTCATAATAACACAagtttgcataaacatccgtcTATTATCTAACTGTACCATTTCCATACAAATAATGAATCTCGCCCAATTATTCCACGCTATTCAACCATCGTATTCAGCTACAATGTCGTTGAACCAAGCAGCGTCATAGTTTTTCACGACAGCCACGTTTTTCGCGTGGATTTTTCGAGATCTCTtggtaatatataattaaaggGCAGAGGAGCACGGAGTGTTGTTGACGACAAAATTACCAAGGATCCAAGCTCGTTCGAACGAAAGATTTTTTACTGTGATTACCACACCAGGTCGGGAGAGTCATCCATTAAATCAGTGGTGCGCAACTTGTATCGTGCCCGACGATAATTTACGAGCGTGCTTATTAATCTTGTAACAGCGATCGAACCGGAATCAACGCTTATTTTGTAACACAGAATTCACTGAACACAACTGCAGCAACATATTTCCCATATATAGGGTGTCTCAGGTTTTTACTCAAAATAAAGATGGCATATTCTATaactgaaaagaagaaaaaatgttatatatgAATAGGTTAATATatgatttataaaaaaattataacaaaaatatgaaatgaCAACAGATTATTCTTACCTTAAATCTAATGATACCAACCTAATCATTAGATATTAGGCTATTAGATTTGTATTTGGAAGGCAGGGCCTAATGCAAAAAATTCGTAATGCACTGAAATTAAAGAGGATTTGCAATGTAATGAACTCGATCTTTGCATTTGATCCATAAAAACTCGCGCAAGTAATCTACTAGGAAGAAATTTTCTTTGTCCATAGTGCGATGTTTCATAACAGTTATTTAATGTACACGTCAGAATATTCGGTTTACGCAACAGTAAATGTTTTTCCCTTCTCCggtttctaaaaaaaaaagaaatttgaaaatgaaatttttgcacTGAATTATTAGATAACAACTAGATTATGCTACACAGACCATAAATATTACTGAAAGATTTATGTGTACTATATGAAAAGCTAGCTCAGCTGTGACCTTGAAATCTTTTCTGGAGAAAAAAGTAGAAAttgaaaagaatttgaagaagttTTATGCCTCACATATATAGCAATATTTTTCTCTATAATGTAGATTATTTGCCATAGAATTCTTTTTCCAGTTCTATGCTATATAGATGTTTGCTATACTATATAACAATCTTCCATGTTACCAAAAAGATAATAATTTCAGTTATGTAATATATCTTTTACAGTTGATAATATTCTTTTACGAAATCcttgaaaagatatttctcCAAATTATCATAAATTTATTCCCCAAAGTGCAATTCCCCAAAATAGGTTATGTAATACATATAAAAGAACAAGTTCTTGATGAAATGAGCAACATCTGGACATTCTTCTACCAGAGTTTCTGTTTCTGGAACTTGTTTTGTGCCGTATCAAGGGAGTTTGCGCACCGCTGAGCCCGGTCGACCGATATCAAACGTCGATAGACTGGTAATATGGCGTTTGTATCGGGAACGAGGCACAAGCGGGTGAAAGAGGAAACGAGAGGAGCGGTTTACCTGGACGAAACTCGCTGCCTGGCAACCAGCTCGCCACCGGGCGACTGAGATATGTATATTGTTGATCCGTTGCAAAAGCTATGGAAATCGCTCTTCCTAACCTGAGCCTAGGCTACACCTTCGTTATAGAAGCTTTTAATCAagcttttcaatttatttcctaGCCTAAAGTGCCTTCATATCATGATACCTTACTGTGACAGCTTTTGATATACTATTTGCTCTTTCATACTTTGTATTCAACTTGGTATCTTCAGTGGAGTCTGTAGATTAGTTTCCACAAGTCTAAAAGTGCTGGAACAAATTTAGAtacattttcttttctattttactCTTTATTTAGCTTGGTATGCTCAATGGAAtctgtaatttaatttcaaaaatagaACTGCTGACAGATTTTGGAcactatttcttttattttttacttaatgTGGcatattaatatacaaaaatccAGAATTGCTAAAACAGTTTTTGAtatattactttttttatttcctaCTTTATTTGCTATTATCAGTGAAGTCCAAAAATCTAGAAACGTTGCAACAGATTTTACACTATTTAACAAGAATCCTTGTTTTGCTTAACTCAGTAAAGTTCATAAATTACTCtccagaaaatgaaaaatttcatttattcctCTTCATTTTGATAGTTATGTGTCTTTCATACATTTAGATGCTGAAAAAGAAAACGTggtttaatttctaatattttatcactttgataataaaaaattaactgtGATTCATTTTCGTTCTAATGTTAAATGGCTAGCTGCAGTCATTGTTCGACACCGAGTGTCTTGCCTCGGATAAATATCATCCTACGTAATGGGGAGCGTGTTAATGTTGATTGCGGGCCGCGTAACAGTTCACGACTCTCGGACCGGTATCCTGGAGAACCACGTGCGTGCACACAGCATGCATACTTAAAGCCTGTGCGAATAACTCTTTCGTAATCGCTCGATTCGTATTCTTAAATCACTCGTTGTTCGAACTCAACGTCCTATACTCCAACAAAAACAATGCAAATATTgttaatattgaaattaaattaaccTGTTCAAATAGTTTTTTAGGAATAGCAACGATTCCATACTTCGAATATAGGTTAGGATTACTTTCCTATCTAAATTCATTTAGATCCCATTATGTACTGTTCTAGGATGTTTTATTATGTACTCTCAAATAATTCGAAAAAATTCTGGGATACTCACTGAAGTCTCCACTgcaatattttaattcaaagaGTTAAGTATTGTTTTAAATCAATGAATATCTTcttcaaaatttaaataaaaataagaaaatgcaGGACAGATtgcatatttaaaaatttacttataattcattGTATTTACATAAATTAATGTTCGGGATTTCCTAATTGTCTGATGCATTAACGTTGCATCAAACTGCAGAACCAGAACAAAGGATCCTATCTATCCACACGACTGCTGTACCATGACAAGATTCTAAAatgcgtatatacatatacaaacaTCGTGCTAGAAACATCAGACATTTGAATGCAAAGGGATCGGGTAAAACAAAGCACGCGAAACCAGATTACGGTTCTAGCGGAGCGAAGATCTAGGAACAGAAGTGGACTAAGCAGCCGTTATTGGAGCATTAATAAAAAGCTAGCCGGTTATTGTTCGTCAATAAAAGACAGACGGGCTATTACGCGATTCAGCGTGGGCCCGCGCGGTCCGATTTCAGAATCGATAACGCGAAATCTCGCCCACGTTTCCCTTAGCGCACTTTCCATCTGCGCCGTGAGAAATCACTTTATTTATACCTAGTAAGTTCTTTTTCCATCACGACCCACGAAGTGTGCACGCGTTTACGGTTGCATTCTAATATGCAAACGTGGGTGTTTGACTGCGTTCGACCACATTTGCCATTTGTGCATTCTGTCGGTGGCTTTAGAGGCGAATTCAGTGTAGAGATACTATTAATTCGTTATTTTGTTACTTACTcaaaatttattacttatttatgACTAATTTAATTTAAGGGGGTAAAGTTTGGTAATCTACTGTAAGAAAGTAAATCTGGGGAATTTTCATCATAGTTAGAAAATAAAGAGTTGGATTTACTCACTTTTTATTTTTCGATCTTTCCTTTTTAGATTTTTCTATTCCGAATATTCCCATTTCGGATTCTTCGATTTTGGATTTTGCCAATTTTGGATCTTTCCCTTCTTCGGTTTTTATATTCTAAATACTTCCTATTTTGGAATTTTCTACTTTGGTTATTCTCATTCTGCGGAAGTTCAATAAAATTCAATTACCATAGCCATTTACAGCTGCAAAGGGAAAAAGATGGACAAAAAGTAACATATATAGGCGAACATTATAGTCTAACGGGTATTTGCTGATCGTCGGTAAATCAGTTTTTCCCTTTTCATCTCTCGAACAGTTGTCGAGAATCCGGTTGGGCTACTCGGATTTCTTCACCGGCGATTTAAAGTCCGTGTATCCGTCCActatgaaaaaggaaatgtgTGCATGGTGAATGCATTATATACGATCTGTATTTACGGTAACGGGAATATGTCGTGTGTTAAAGCTCTTTCAAAGCAGCAGCTTCCTTGATAAACCGTGCAATTTAACGGCGCCTGGAAAACCGCTTGCGCCGTACGTTTAATTATTATCGGTGACAGATTACGATACTACGATTGGCCATTTTACGTATAATTTTAGTTTTAGACACTGGTTATATTCTATTTCATTTTCAAACCAAGCCGCGTAAATGACCAATGTAATAATGATCATTTCATACAAATATGCAGCTTTCTAATTACTATACTGTAGTGTATTTTCAACATTTGAGCAGAAGATTTTTAAATACAAGaatataaacaatttctctatgtggagaaaaatatttgtgaATTTTTAGTATGGGAGTTGAATACTTCTTGtaagaaataattatatacattgaaaatattaagTGTCATTACTGCTTAGCTCAAATATTtgatcatttatttattcaccGTTCTGTATAGCGTTATCTCTCAGCTATTGTAGCTATTACACAAAGCTATAAGCTAGTGACAAATGTATAAGCAAGTGATTATAATCCTTTAAATATCAAAAATCTTTTTTCAgattaataattaaacaactgtTGAAACATTCCCAAACTTCAAGCAACAAAAATAATGGCAAGGCAGCAAACAGCCGACAGGAACATTCCCCATCTCCGAGACATCTTTGGATTCGGTAATAAATGGGAGAACACGCGTCTCCAAGCTGAAGAGAAGGCACCAGGACACGACAGTGCCGTATCTGTTGGTTCAACTTCTGGTGAAGAAGAGAGTCCTAAGAACAGTAAGAAGAAGAAGTCGCGTCGTCGTGATAACAGCAAAACTTTAACGGAAAGCGATGTAAAACACCTGGAGAGACACCTATCTATGAAAAAAACCATCCGCAAGAAAATCATGCGCGACCTGCAACAGGCATTCGTCGAGGACCCGAACGAGTTCCGGGTAGACGATATACCGCCAGAACAGCTCAAGGCGGAAATCAATATTCAGAGCCTGAGTTTTGGGACACCATCGCAGAAACAGGGACGCACACGTGGCAACGCGGAGAACACGTTCCTAGACATGCTCCGTGCTGGAGGTGGTAGGATTTTTTTAAAACTATTTATTTTCT
This genomic stretch from Bombus vancouverensis nearcticus chromosome 16, iyBomVanc1_principal, whole genome shotgun sequence harbors:
- the LOC117154400 gene encoding uncharacterized protein LOC117154400 isoform X1, which translates into the protein MARQQTADRNIPHLRDIFGFGNKWENTRLQAEEKAPGHDSAVSVGSTSGEEESPKNSKKKKSRRRDNSKTLTESDVKHLERHLSMKKTIRKKIMRDLQQAFVEDPNEFRVDDIPPEQLKAEINIQSLSFGTPSQKQGRTRGNAENTFLDMLRAGGGLEKNSGDGDRDSGHGGSPTRETPNAQDTDDESSYPYDTPVATPSKKSGNFWRRFTMKSRNKR
- the LOC117154400 gene encoding uncharacterized protein LOC117154400 isoform X2, whose amino-acid sequence is MARQQTADRNIPHLRDIFGFGNKWENTRLQAEEKAPGHDSAVSVGSTSGEEESPKNSKKKKSRRRDNSKTLTESDVKHLERHLSMKKTIRKKIMRDLQQAFVEDPNEFRVDDIPPEQLKAEINIQSLSFGTPSQKQGRTRGNAENTFLDMLRAGGLEKNSGDGDRDSGHGGSPTRETPNAQDTDDESSYPYDTPVATPSKKSGNFWRRFTMKSRNKR